One stretch of Armigeres subalbatus isolate Guangzhou_Male chromosome 2, GZ_Asu_2, whole genome shotgun sequence DNA includes these proteins:
- the LOC134215764 gene encoding uncharacterized protein LOC134215764 isoform X1, producing the protein MLTFLLLPLIYASVVSGVCRIYLQSNATHDKAPLFLQQKGSLYTLLEPRGSHFQLKSGGNVAVGCAGSKNKMSEIAETLANVSCVDNQEFQFKGRRLRYTHLNCSESITSSIKAQNRPCAAGLGRWYDLGFEVLGAPFIKYFQSCYNLDKSSVIYSEHDLLGASIEKAQIGNDRPSFKVGGLKVKARLSTVYTQNSQRSRLTNLLGSEELAGQYISSSSFFAKGHLTPDGDAVLNSLAGATYYYINVAPEWQTINTGNWVRIENAVRKAAAQLNDTVKVFTGVYDMLTLPDVNGRPVPITLADEGQVEAPKWLWKILHHPASNSAIAFATLNNPFAATGEQLCTNICNQHGWAQQEFQDLRRGYTICCTVRDLRKAIPFIPTKADAANILRFN; encoded by the exons atgttgacatttttacttcttcctctaATATATGCTTCTGTTGTTTCTGGAG TTTGTAGGATATATCTTCAAAGTAATGCGACACACGATAAAGCCCCACTATTCCTGCAACAAAAGGGGTCATTATATACGCTATTGGAACCTCGTGGATCACATTTTCAACTGAAAAGTGGCGGGAACGTTGCCGTCGGATGCGCGGGCTCGAAAAATAAAATGTCTGAAA ttGCTGAAACCCTTGCCAATGTGTCTTGTGTTGATAATCAAGAATTCCAATTCAAAGGTCGTCGTTTGCGGTATACCCATCTAAATTGTTCTGAATCAATAACAAGCTCAATCAAAGCTCAAAACCGACCTTGTGCTGCTGGTCTTGGGCGGTGGTACGATCTTGGATTCGAGGTGTTGGGAGCTccatttataaaatattttcaatcttGTTATAATCTTGATAAATCATCTGTCATCTATAGTGAACATGACCTGCTCGGAGCTTCGATAGAAA AGGCTCAAATCGGAAACGACAGACCTTCCTTCAAAGTTGGAGGGCTGAAGGTGAAAGCACGATTATCGACGGTTTACACCCAAAACTCGCAACGCTCTCGATTGACGAATTTACTTGGTTCCGAAGAACTCGCCGGGCAATACATCTCATCATCGTCATTTTTTGCCAAAGGCCATCTAACCCCAGACGGTGACGCCGTTTTGAATAGTTTGGCAGGTGCAACATACTACTATATTAACGTGGCGCCGGAGTGGCAG ACCATAAACACTGGCAATTGGGTGCGCATAGAGAACGCCGTCCGCAAGGCAGCAGCCCAGCTGAACGATACCGTGAAAGTATTCACCGGTGTGTACGACATGCTCACCCTCCCCGACGTCAACGGACGACCGGTTCCAATCACTCTCGCCGATGAAGGCCAGGTGGAGGCTCCAAAATGGCTTTGGAAGATTTTACATCATCCCGCTTCGAACTCGGCAATTGCATTCGCCACACTGAACAATCCATTCGCCGCAACTGGGGAGCAGCTGTGCACCAACATCTGCAATCAGCACGGGTGGGCCCAGCAGGAGTTCCAGGATTTACGACGAGGCTACACCATCTGTTGCACCGTACGGGATCTTCGCAAAGCGATTCCATTCATTCCGACAAAGGCAGATGCTGCCAACATTCTTCGATTTAATTAA
- the LOC134215764 gene encoding uncharacterized protein LOC134215764 isoform X2, whose translation MSEIAETLANVSCVDNQEFQFKGRRLRYTHLNCSESITSSIKAQNRPCAAGLGRWYDLGFEVLGAPFIKYFQSCYNLDKSSVIYSEHDLLGASIEKAQIGNDRPSFKVGGLKVKARLSTVYTQNSQRSRLTNLLGSEELAGQYISSSSFFAKGHLTPDGDAVLNSLAGATYYYINVAPEWQTINTGNWVRIENAVRKAAAQLNDTVKVFTGVYDMLTLPDVNGRPVPITLADEGQVEAPKWLWKILHHPASNSAIAFATLNNPFAATGEQLCTNICNQHGWAQQEFQDLRRGYTICCTVRDLRKAIPFIPTKADAANILRFN comes from the exons ATGTCTGAAA ttGCTGAAACCCTTGCCAATGTGTCTTGTGTTGATAATCAAGAATTCCAATTCAAAGGTCGTCGTTTGCGGTATACCCATCTAAATTGTTCTGAATCAATAACAAGCTCAATCAAAGCTCAAAACCGACCTTGTGCTGCTGGTCTTGGGCGGTGGTACGATCTTGGATTCGAGGTGTTGGGAGCTccatttataaaatattttcaatcttGTTATAATCTTGATAAATCATCTGTCATCTATAGTGAACATGACCTGCTCGGAGCTTCGATAGAAA AGGCTCAAATCGGAAACGACAGACCTTCCTTCAAAGTTGGAGGGCTGAAGGTGAAAGCACGATTATCGACGGTTTACACCCAAAACTCGCAACGCTCTCGATTGACGAATTTACTTGGTTCCGAAGAACTCGCCGGGCAATACATCTCATCATCGTCATTTTTTGCCAAAGGCCATCTAACCCCAGACGGTGACGCCGTTTTGAATAGTTTGGCAGGTGCAACATACTACTATATTAACGTGGCGCCGGAGTGGCAG ACCATAAACACTGGCAATTGGGTGCGCATAGAGAACGCCGTCCGCAAGGCAGCAGCCCAGCTGAACGATACCGTGAAAGTATTCACCGGTGTGTACGACATGCTCACCCTCCCCGACGTCAACGGACGACCGGTTCCAATCACTCTCGCCGATGAAGGCCAGGTGGAGGCTCCAAAATGGCTTTGGAAGATTTTACATCATCCCGCTTCGAACTCGGCAATTGCATTCGCCACACTGAACAATCCATTCGCCGCAACTGGGGAGCAGCTGTGCACCAACATCTGCAATCAGCACGGGTGGGCCCAGCAGGAGTTCCAGGATTTACGACGAGGCTACACCATCTGTTGCACCGTACGGGATCTTCGCAAAGCGATTCCATTCATTCCGACAAAGGCAGATGCTGCCAACATTCTTCGATTTAATTAA